One stretch of Stegostoma tigrinum isolate sSteTig4 unplaced genomic scaffold, sSteTig4.hap1 scaffold_351, whole genome shotgun sequence DNA includes these proteins:
- the gripap1 gene encoding GRIP1-associated protein 1 isoform X1 → MAQALSEEEFQRMQAQLLELRTQNYQLSDQVRKQNAELSSLRQKSSNVERDLAKAQKAVMKSKKAQEVDALLSENEMLQGKLHSQEDDFRLQNTTLMQELSKLCSQIEELEAENKRIKEGCPVSGTAPPPSQLDGELLRLQAENTALQKNMAALQQRYEAEIHALRQSEEKHDHGQEMDIVDGQGPDAELKDEVEEGPQDSNKTLLDKLEQAEAKCTKLEERLKELNEMELKWETEQEEKRLLKEQLQALEASKQLELNKLQDDISKVSEKLKKKHESFLRLQAEKEALYNDSRTKIEEVQQRKEEDLKSSTLGTSDCSKTYRLPIRALRR, encoded by the exons GCTCAGCTCCTGGAACTGAGGACCCAGAATTACCAGCTGTCAGACCAAGTACGGAAGCAAAATGCAG AACTGAGTTCCCTGCGGCAGAAGTCCAGCAATGTGGAACGGGATCTGGCGAAAGCTCAGAAG GCTGTAATGAAAAGCAAGAAGGCCCAG GAGGTGGATGCCCTGCTGAGTGAAAACGAGATGCTCCAGGGTAAACTACACAGCCAAGAGGATGACTTTCGCTTGCAGAACACCACGCTCATGCAGGAGCTGTCCAAG CTTTGTTCCCAGATCGAGGAGCTGGAGGCGGAGAACAAGCGGATCAAGGAGGGCTGTCCGGTGTCGGGCACAGCGCCCCCGCCGAGCCAGCTCGATGGGGAGTTGCTGCGGCTACAGGCTGAGAACACAGCACTGCAAAAAAACATGGCAG CTCTACAGCAGCGTTACGAGGCGGAAATCCACGCTCTGAGGCAGAGTGAGGAGAAACACGACCATGGGCAAGAAATGGACATTGTGGACGGGCAGGGTCCTGACGCTGAGCTAAAGGACGAAGTGGAGGAAGGCCCTCAGGACTCAAACAAAACCCTACTGGACAAACTGGAACAG GCAGAGGCGAAATGCACGAAGCTGGAAGAGAGGTTGAAGGAGTTGAACG AGATGGAGTTGAAGTGGGAGACTGAACAAGAGGAGAAGCGATTGCTGAAGGAACAACTCCAGGCCCTGGAG GCCTCAAAGCAGCTGGAGCTGAACAAACTGCAGGATGATATCAGTAAG GTCTCCGAGAAGCTGAAGAAGAAGCACGAGAG cTTTCTGCGTCTGCAGGCTGAGAAGGAGGCTTTGTACAATGACAGCAG GACGAAGATCGAGGAAGTCCAACAACGGAAGGAGGAGGATTTGAAATCCTCAACACTTGGAACCAGCGACTGCAGCAAGACCTACAGGCTGCCAATCAG
- the gripap1 gene encoding GRIP1-associated protein 1 isoform X2 codes for MAQALSEEEFQRMQAQLLELRTQNYQLSDQVRKQNAELSSLRQKSSNVERDLAKAQKEVDALLSENEMLQGKLHSQEDDFRLQNTTLMQELSKLCSQIEELEAENKRIKEGCPVSGTAPPPSQLDGELLRLQAENTALQKNMAALQQRYEAEIHALRQSEEKHDHGQEMDIVDGQGPDAELKDEVEEGPQDSNKTLLDKLEQAEAKCTKLEERLKELNEMELKWETEQEEKRLLKEQLQALEASKQLELNKLQDDISKVSEKLKKKHESFLRLQAEKEALYNDSRTKIEEVQQRKEEDLKSSTLGTSDCSKTYRLPIRALRR; via the exons GCTCAGCTCCTGGAACTGAGGACCCAGAATTACCAGCTGTCAGACCAAGTACGGAAGCAAAATGCAG AACTGAGTTCCCTGCGGCAGAAGTCCAGCAATGTGGAACGGGATCTGGCGAAAGCTCAGAAG GAGGTGGATGCCCTGCTGAGTGAAAACGAGATGCTCCAGGGTAAACTACACAGCCAAGAGGATGACTTTCGCTTGCAGAACACCACGCTCATGCAGGAGCTGTCCAAG CTTTGTTCCCAGATCGAGGAGCTGGAGGCGGAGAACAAGCGGATCAAGGAGGGCTGTCCGGTGTCGGGCACAGCGCCCCCGCCGAGCCAGCTCGATGGGGAGTTGCTGCGGCTACAGGCTGAGAACACAGCACTGCAAAAAAACATGGCAG CTCTACAGCAGCGTTACGAGGCGGAAATCCACGCTCTGAGGCAGAGTGAGGAGAAACACGACCATGGGCAAGAAATGGACATTGTGGACGGGCAGGGTCCTGACGCTGAGCTAAAGGACGAAGTGGAGGAAGGCCCTCAGGACTCAAACAAAACCCTACTGGACAAACTGGAACAG GCAGAGGCGAAATGCACGAAGCTGGAAGAGAGGTTGAAGGAGTTGAACG AGATGGAGTTGAAGTGGGAGACTGAACAAGAGGAGAAGCGATTGCTGAAGGAACAACTCCAGGCCCTGGAG GCCTCAAAGCAGCTGGAGCTGAACAAACTGCAGGATGATATCAGTAAG GTCTCCGAGAAGCTGAAGAAGAAGCACGAGAG cTTTCTGCGTCTGCAGGCTGAGAAGGAGGCTTTGTACAATGACAGCAG GACGAAGATCGAGGAAGTCCAACAACGGAAGGAGGAGGATTTGAAATCCTCAACACTTGGAACCAGCGACTGCAGCAAGACCTACAGGCTGCCAATCAG
- the gripap1 gene encoding GRIP1-associated protein 1 isoform X3, which yields MQAVMKSKKAQEVDALLSENEMLQGKLHSQEDDFRLQNTTLMQELSKLCSQIEELEAENKRIKEGCPVSGTAPPPSQLDGELLRLQAENTALQKNMAALQQRYEAEIHALRQSEEKHDHGQEMDIVDGQGPDAELKDEVEEGPQDSNKTLLDKLEQAEAKCTKLEERLKELNEMELKWETEQEEKRLLKEQLQALEASKQLELNKLQDDISKVSEKLKKKHESFLRLQAEKEALYNDSRTKIEEVQQRKEEDLKSSTLGTSDCSKTYRLPIRALRR from the exons ATGCAG GCTGTAATGAAAAGCAAGAAGGCCCAG GAGGTGGATGCCCTGCTGAGTGAAAACGAGATGCTCCAGGGTAAACTACACAGCCAAGAGGATGACTTTCGCTTGCAGAACACCACGCTCATGCAGGAGCTGTCCAAG CTTTGTTCCCAGATCGAGGAGCTGGAGGCGGAGAACAAGCGGATCAAGGAGGGCTGTCCGGTGTCGGGCACAGCGCCCCCGCCGAGCCAGCTCGATGGGGAGTTGCTGCGGCTACAGGCTGAGAACACAGCACTGCAAAAAAACATGGCAG CTCTACAGCAGCGTTACGAGGCGGAAATCCACGCTCTGAGGCAGAGTGAGGAGAAACACGACCATGGGCAAGAAATGGACATTGTGGACGGGCAGGGTCCTGACGCTGAGCTAAAGGACGAAGTGGAGGAAGGCCCTCAGGACTCAAACAAAACCCTACTGGACAAACTGGAACAG GCAGAGGCGAAATGCACGAAGCTGGAAGAGAGGTTGAAGGAGTTGAACG AGATGGAGTTGAAGTGGGAGACTGAACAAGAGGAGAAGCGATTGCTGAAGGAACAACTCCAGGCCCTGGAG GCCTCAAAGCAGCTGGAGCTGAACAAACTGCAGGATGATATCAGTAAG GTCTCCGAGAAGCTGAAGAAGAAGCACGAGAG cTTTCTGCGTCTGCAGGCTGAGAAGGAGGCTTTGTACAATGACAGCAG GACGAAGATCGAGGAAGTCCAACAACGGAAGGAGGAGGATTTGAAATCCTCAACACTTGGAACCAGCGACTGCAGCAAGACCTACAGGCTGCCAATCAG